From the genome of Lates calcarifer isolate ASB-BC8 unplaced genomic scaffold, TLL_Latcal_v3 _unitig_1152_quiver_589, whole genome shotgun sequence, one region includes:
- the LOC108886852 gene encoding arfaptin-1, whose amino-acid sequence MEMGEGKDLPVTPQKPGSGPVVVQANNKNPASEKLEKVRKWSITTYKCTKQALSEKLGRGSRTVDLDLEPRLELLRDDRQRYEHMTKLAQTLANQLAQLSVTQKTLGDTFTELSLKTPTLNVEFGANAEAQKFLSKSGETLTAAINSFTSDMNTLVNKTIEDTMINAKQYEAARIEYDAYRVELEELNLGPRDTVTMPKLEQAQKAFQIQREKYQKIRDDLSVKVKLLEENKVKVLHNQLWLLHSAIAANSLSCHSFLQQNIQQAGENFSNPSMEAPSWLEES is encoded by the exons ATGGAAATGGGGGAGGGCAAAG ACCTCCCAGTGACACCACAGAAACCAGGAAGTGGACCTGTGGTTGTTCAAGCCAACAACAAGAACCCAGCGAGCGAGAAGCTGGAGAAAGTTCGCAAGTGGAGCATCACCACATATAAA tgtacCAAACAGGCGCTGTCGGAGAAGCTCGGTCGTGGATCTCGTACGGTGGACCTAGACCTTGAGCCTCGCCTCGAGCTGCTCAGAGACGACCGACAACGCTATGAACACATGACCAAGCTGGCTCAGACACTGGCCAATCAGCTTGCTCAGCTCTCAGTGACACAGAAGACCCTGGGGGACACCTTCACGGAGCTCAGCCTCAAAACGCCGACACTCAAT GTGGAGTTTGGTGCAAATGCAGAGGCTCAGAAGTTTCTGTCAAAAAGTGGCGAGACTCTGACAGCGGCCATTAATTCCTTCACGTCTGACATGAACACGCTGGTCAACAAAACCATCGAGGACACCATGATCAACGCCAAGCAGTATGAAGCCGCCAG GATTGAGTATGATGCGTACCGAGTTGAACTGGAGGAGCTGAACCTGGGGCCTCGGGACACCGTCACCATGCCCAAACTGGAGCAGGCCCAGAAAGCCTTCCAGATCCAGAGGGAAAAGTACCAGAAGATCAGGGATGACCTGTCCGTTAAAGTCAAGCTGCTGGAGGAAAACAAG gtcaAAGTCCTCCATAACCAGTTATGGCTGCTCCACAGCGCCATAGCAGCTAACAGTTTATCATGTCACAGTTTCCTCCAGCAAAACATCCAACAGGCTGGAGAAAACTTCAGCAACCCCAGCATGGAAGCTCCCTCCTGGCTGGAGGAAAGTTGA